One Osmerus eperlanus chromosome 24, fOsmEpe2.1, whole genome shotgun sequence DNA window includes the following coding sequences:
- the LOC134011407 gene encoding LOW QUALITY PROTEIN: uncharacterized protein LOC134011407 (The sequence of the model RefSeq protein was modified relative to this genomic sequence to represent the inferred CDS: inserted 1 base in 1 codon): MHGYKPETNVRSHRTIHILPTDLSTPVLSVNIPQMKLALLNVRSLNNKTFLVNDLVKENNLDCICLTETWLNNDTATATLIEACPPDYSFHQVSRTSKKGGGVAAIFSSNLLFKITELSEFTSYEYLAIELKTESILFVIIYRPPKHSPIFXEFSELLSLCVTRYDKVVLNGDLNIQANKKADPRTIELLNLLDSFNLTQHITDPTHRHGNTLDLVITTGLNINNISITDLPLSDHHYILFNVEIILTKNKKEFLVHRRYLDDTAMMKFSEQFALYEPTNHYCSLNEMVENLNDALLSVLDSCTVAPLKTKKKCTSRTSPWLRNKNVSETKIKCREKMEENKDHYPLQYLQRYTNHL; the protein is encoded by the exons atgcatggttacaaacctgaaactaatgttagaagtcacagaactatccatattcttccaacagatttatctacccctgttttatctgttaatatcccacagatgaaactggcccttctaaatgttagatcactaaataacaaaacatttctagttaatgatctggtcaaagaaaacaacttagactgcatctgtctaacagaaacctggctaaacaatgacacggcaacagcaactttgatagaagcgtgtccgcccgattacagctttcaccaagtttctaggacatcaaaaaaaggtggaggagtcgcagctattttctcctctaatctgttgttcaaaatcactgagctaagtgaattcacatcatatgaatatcttgctatagagctcaaaaccgaatcaatactttttgttattatatatcggccacccaagcactcgccaatat aagaattctctgaactattaagcctatgtgtcactagatatgacaaagtagttttaaacggagacttaaatatccaagcaaataaaaaagcagacccaagaactattgagctcttaaatctcctcgacagtttcaatctaactcaacacataacagacccaacacaccggcacggaaacacactagatctagtgataacaactggactaaatatcaataatatttcaataactgatctacccctctcagaccatcattatatactttttaatgtggaaattatcctaacaaaaaacaaaaaagaattcttagtccatagaagatatttagacgatacagctatgatgaaattttctgaacaatttgctctatatgagccgactaaccattattgctctctgaatgaaatggtagagaacctcaatgatgcactattatctgtgttagactcttgcactgttgcaccactgaaaaccaaaaagaagtgcacaagcagaacctccccatggctgagaaataaaaatgttagtgaaacgaaaataaaatgcagagagaaaatggaggaaaacaaagatcactatccactacaatatctacaaagatacactaaccacctataa